From the Helicobacter pylori genome, one window contains:
- a CDS encoding septal ring lytic transglycosylase RlpA family protein, with protein MGWALKRVYFLGVVFLISACTVKKNGVKNLSYKHESLRAYENAKDYDPTTKKATYKRNFFERHFKHHTDSQGNNTKQPIDNGMRDSSAIQRATMRPYQVGGKWYYPTKVDLGEKFDGIASWYGPNFHAKKTSNGEIYNMYAHTAAHKTLPMNTVVKVINVDNNSSTIVRINDRGPFVSDRIIDLSNAAARDIDMVQKGTASVRLIVLGFGGVISKQYEQSFNANYSKILHKEFKVGESEKSVSGGKFSLQMGAFRNQIGAQTLADKLQTENKNYSVKIAFKDDLYKVLVQGFQSEEEARDFMKKYNQNAVLTRE; from the coding sequence ATGGGTTGGGCGTTGAAAAGAGTTTATTTTTTAGGCGTTGTTTTTTTGATTAGCGCTTGCACGGTTAAAAAAAATGGGGTAAAGAATTTGTCTTACAAGCATGAAAGCTTGCGCGCTTATGAAAACGCTAAAGATTATGACCCAACAACCAAAAAAGCCACCTATAAACGCAATTTTTTTGAACGCCATTTCAAACACCACACCGATTCGCAAGGTAACAATACAAAACAACCCATAGATAACGGCATGCGCGATTCTAGCGCGATCCAAAGAGCCACCATGCGCCCTTATCAAGTGGGAGGCAAATGGTATTACCCCACTAAAGTGGATTTAGGCGAGAAATTTGATGGCATTGCGAGCTGGTATGGCCCTAACTTCCATGCCAAAAAAACCAGTAATGGGGAAATCTATAACATGTATGCCCACACCGCCGCACACAAGACTTTACCCATGAACACCGTGGTGAAAGTCATTAACGTTGATAACAATTCAAGCACCATCGTGCGCATCAACGATAGAGGGCCTTTTGTGAGCGATCGCATCATTGATTTGTCTAATGCGGCCGCTAGGGATATTGATATGGTTCAAAAAGGCACGGCTAGCGTGCGTCTCATTGTTTTGGGTTTTGGTGGGGTTATCTCCAAACAATACGAACAATCCTTTAACGCCAACTATTCAAAGATCTTGCACAAAGAATTTAAAGTCGGCGAGAGTGAAAAAAGCGTGAGCGGAGGGAAATTTTCTTTGCAAATGGGGGCTTTTAGAAACCAAATAGGCGCTCAAACTCTAGCGGATAAATTGCAAACAGAGAATAAGAATTACAGCGTTAAGATTGCTTTTAAAGACGATTTGTATAAAGTTTTAGTTCAAGGGTTTCAAAGCGAAGAAGAGGCTAGGGATTTTATGAAAAAATACAACCAAAATGCGGTTTTAACGAGAGAATGA